The following proteins are encoded in a genomic region of Oryctolagus cuniculus chromosome 13, mOryCun1.1, whole genome shotgun sequence:
- the GGPS1 gene encoding geranylgeranyl pyrophosphate synthase isoform X1 codes for MTLLEAKSDQVHNLQTMEKTQETVQRILLEPYKYLLQLPGKQVRTKLSQAFNHWLKVPEDKLQIIIEVTEMLHNASLLIDDIEDNSKLRRGFPVAHSIYGIPSVINSANYVYFLGLEKVLTLDHPDAVKLFTRQLLELHQGQGLDIYWRDNYTCPTEEEYKAMVLQKTGGLFGLAVGLMQLFSDYKEDLKPLLDTLGLFFQIRDDYANLHSKEYSENKSFCEDLTEGKFSFPTIHAIWSRPESTQVQNILRQRTENIDIKKYCVHYLEDVGSFEYTRNTLKELESKAYKQIDARGGNPELVALIKHLSKMFKEENE; via the exons ATCAGGTTCACAATTTACAAACAATGGAGAAGACTCAAGAAACAGTCCAAAGAATTCTTCTAGAACCCTATAAGTACTTGCTTCAGTTACCAG GTAAACAAGTGCGAACCAAACTTTCACAGGCATTTAATCATTGGCTGAAAGTTCCAGAAGACAAACTACAG attatCATTGAAGTGACAGAAATGTTACATAATGCCAGTTTACTCATCGATGATATCGAAGACAACTCAAAACTCCGACGTGGCTTTCCAGTGGCACACAGCATCTATGGAATTCCATCTGTCATCAATTCTGCCAATTATGTGTATTTCCTTGGGTTAGAGAAAGTCTTAACCCTTGATCACCCAGATGCAGTGAAGCTTTTTACCCGCCAGCTTTTGGAACTTCATCAGGGACAAGGCCTAGATATTTACTGGAGGGATAATTACACTTGCCCCACAGAAGAAGAATATAAAGCTATGGTGCTGCAAAAGACAGGTGGCCTATTTGGATTAGCAGTGGGTCTCATGCAGTTGTTCTCTGATTACAAAGAAGATTTAAAGCCACTGCTTGATACACTTGGgctctttttccaaattagagATGATTATGCTAATCTACACTCCAAAGAATATAGTGAAAACAAAAGTTTTTGTGAAGATCTAACGGAGGGAAAATTCTCGTTCCCTACTATTCATGCTATTTGGTCGAGGCCTGAAAGCACCCAGGTGCAAAATATCCTGCGCCAGAGAACAGAAAacatagatattaaaaaatactgtGTACATTATCTTGAGGACGTAGGTTCTTTTGAATACACTCGGAATACTCTAAAAGAGCTTGAATCTAAAGCCTACAAACAAATTGATGCACGTGGTGGGAACCCTGAGCTAGTAGCGCTAATAAAGCACCTAAGCAAGATgttcaaagaagaaaatgagtGA
- the GGPS1 gene encoding geranylgeranyl pyrophosphate synthase isoform X2, producing the protein MEKTQETVQRILLEPYKYLLQLPGKQVRTKLSQAFNHWLKVPEDKLQIIIEVTEMLHNASLLIDDIEDNSKLRRGFPVAHSIYGIPSVINSANYVYFLGLEKVLTLDHPDAVKLFTRQLLELHQGQGLDIYWRDNYTCPTEEEYKAMVLQKTGGLFGLAVGLMQLFSDYKEDLKPLLDTLGLFFQIRDDYANLHSKEYSENKSFCEDLTEGKFSFPTIHAIWSRPESTQVQNILRQRTENIDIKKYCVHYLEDVGSFEYTRNTLKELESKAYKQIDARGGNPELVALIKHLSKMFKEENE; encoded by the exons ATGGAGAAGACTCAAGAAACAGTCCAAAGAATTCTTCTAGAACCCTATAAGTACTTGCTTCAGTTACCAG GTAAACAAGTGCGAACCAAACTTTCACAGGCATTTAATCATTGGCTGAAAGTTCCAGAAGACAAACTACAG attatCATTGAAGTGACAGAAATGTTACATAATGCCAGTTTACTCATCGATGATATCGAAGACAACTCAAAACTCCGACGTGGCTTTCCAGTGGCACACAGCATCTATGGAATTCCATCTGTCATCAATTCTGCCAATTATGTGTATTTCCTTGGGTTAGAGAAAGTCTTAACCCTTGATCACCCAGATGCAGTGAAGCTTTTTACCCGCCAGCTTTTGGAACTTCATCAGGGACAAGGCCTAGATATTTACTGGAGGGATAATTACACTTGCCCCACAGAAGAAGAATATAAAGCTATGGTGCTGCAAAAGACAGGTGGCCTATTTGGATTAGCAGTGGGTCTCATGCAGTTGTTCTCTGATTACAAAGAAGATTTAAAGCCACTGCTTGATACACTTGGgctctttttccaaattagagATGATTATGCTAATCTACACTCCAAAGAATATAGTGAAAACAAAAGTTTTTGTGAAGATCTAACGGAGGGAAAATTCTCGTTCCCTACTATTCATGCTATTTGGTCGAGGCCTGAAAGCACCCAGGTGCAAAATATCCTGCGCCAGAGAACAGAAAacatagatattaaaaaatactgtGTACATTATCTTGAGGACGTAGGTTCTTTTGAATACACTCGGAATACTCTAAAAGAGCTTGAATCTAAAGCCTACAAACAAATTGATGCACGTGGTGGGAACCCTGAGCTAGTAGCGCTAATAAAGCACCTAAGCAAGATgttcaaagaagaaaatgagtGA
- the GGPS1 gene encoding geranylgeranyl pyrophosphate synthase isoform X3 gives MLHNASLLIDDIEDNSKLRRGFPVAHSIYGIPSVINSANYVYFLGLEKVLTLDHPDAVKLFTRQLLELHQGQGLDIYWRDNYTCPTEEEYKAMVLQKTGGLFGLAVGLMQLFSDYKEDLKPLLDTLGLFFQIRDDYANLHSKEYSENKSFCEDLTEGKFSFPTIHAIWSRPESTQVQNILRQRTENIDIKKYCVHYLEDVGSFEYTRNTLKELESKAYKQIDARGGNPELVALIKHLSKMFKEENE, from the coding sequence ATGTTACATAATGCCAGTTTACTCATCGATGATATCGAAGACAACTCAAAACTCCGACGTGGCTTTCCAGTGGCACACAGCATCTATGGAATTCCATCTGTCATCAATTCTGCCAATTATGTGTATTTCCTTGGGTTAGAGAAAGTCTTAACCCTTGATCACCCAGATGCAGTGAAGCTTTTTACCCGCCAGCTTTTGGAACTTCATCAGGGACAAGGCCTAGATATTTACTGGAGGGATAATTACACTTGCCCCACAGAAGAAGAATATAAAGCTATGGTGCTGCAAAAGACAGGTGGCCTATTTGGATTAGCAGTGGGTCTCATGCAGTTGTTCTCTGATTACAAAGAAGATTTAAAGCCACTGCTTGATACACTTGGgctctttttccaaattagagATGATTATGCTAATCTACACTCCAAAGAATATAGTGAAAACAAAAGTTTTTGTGAAGATCTAACGGAGGGAAAATTCTCGTTCCCTACTATTCATGCTATTTGGTCGAGGCCTGAAAGCACCCAGGTGCAAAATATCCTGCGCCAGAGAACAGAAAacatagatattaaaaaatactgtGTACATTATCTTGAGGACGTAGGTTCTTTTGAATACACTCGGAATACTCTAAAAGAGCTTGAATCTAAAGCCTACAAACAAATTGATGCACGTGGTGGGAACCCTGAGCTAGTAGCGCTAATAAAGCACCTAAGCAAGATgttcaaagaagaaaatgagtGA